In one window of Zhongshania aliphaticivorans DNA:
- a CDS encoding choice-of-anchor I family protein, whose translation MNFFEPQIYARSLKVLSLGIAFTTVAACSGDDSSSSFSGTEPNSRQFTINESLASVSFAGGSTLNLTENFGSSAFRPIGESNDVFYSISDRGPTIDCADSEAAIGVANFCGADSGSIFAIPDYAPKIVKWELSGIGTELALEQTEVITIKGSNSLAVNGLPNSFTNATNEKAFGPDGLELPATANGIDPEALVVLDNGKFWIAEENGPSLLLVDTDGRILQRQVPSGSATDLGGANYTVSDGILPAIFSRRKLDRGIEALALSPDNTHLYFIMQSALANPDSDAADSSRIVRIGKIELNSDGTPNAMVGEYLYRLDPASNFGIKSTNSGDLDSNGDFLAQSEVTINEAIALDDDYLVIVEQAKTVSKYFRINLANATNVLGTDVDFISTVPSLEEQESLTGIDFVVKQLGYDSLTMPLPTTIDPLAENIEAMALLDSNFAVLINDNQYGIYGDSSIVAVLPIGSFVVLSSAPVKPSISYDVDTSASYKRDDASFGAGAATSVAIDGTYFQMFVVNNEADTVDVWDITDPLTPPDSSVELDLAEAATSSGLSLGSPKWVTIGGTYVAVAIDNSDPQANGIVALYSLEDLSLVTTYTVGAAPKMAVFDAFSNFISVANEGIPSDDYSSDPVGSVTVIDISDSVDSPTITTIGFEDFNVGGSREADLPEAVRIFGANAPSVAQDLEPEHIVVSLDNAKLFVTLQENNAVAVIDVSDLTIDHIVALGSKNFGVAGNELDVNDDDNVDIRTWDGVYGMYQPDGIAAYRFGNENYFVTVNEGAARENAAFSEAVRAEDLGSAGNPGIDADNPSFFDAQDSDELGRLTVSTEAGDVDDDGDIDQITAFGARSFSIWNEDGDLMYDSGSDLAKITNAIVGAGFNDSDQASDERGVEPKGIVLLSSSSRIYAFISLEGTGGVAVYDITSPLGVQFVQYVNNRTFTADQSLDSGDVGAGAITAFFIDSSAYIAVANASTGSVRVMLVDSGIDDE comes from the coding sequence ATGAATTTTTTTGAACCGCAGATTTACGCGCGCAGCCTCAAAGTTCTGTCGCTCGGCATTGCTTTCACCACGGTAGCGGCCTGTAGTGGGGACGACAGTTCGTCTTCATTTTCTGGTACTGAGCCTAATTCTCGGCAATTTACTATAAATGAGAGTTTGGCATCGGTGTCCTTTGCAGGTGGTTCAACGCTGAACCTCACTGAGAACTTTGGTAGTAGTGCATTTCGTCCAATTGGTGAGTCTAACGATGTGTTTTATAGCATCAGCGATCGCGGTCCAACCATTGATTGTGCAGACAGTGAAGCAGCTATTGGTGTCGCTAACTTTTGCGGAGCAGATAGTGGTTCAATCTTCGCTATTCCTGATTATGCACCTAAAATCGTCAAGTGGGAGCTGAGTGGAATTGGCACCGAGCTGGCGCTTGAGCAAACAGAGGTTATTACTATAAAAGGTAGTAATAGCTTGGCGGTGAATGGTTTGCCAAATAGCTTTACCAATGCAACAAATGAAAAGGCGTTTGGGCCTGATGGCCTTGAATTGCCAGCAACCGCAAATGGAATAGACCCTGAAGCGCTGGTTGTGCTCGATAATGGTAAATTTTGGATTGCGGAAGAGAATGGCCCAAGTTTATTGTTGGTAGATACCGATGGCCGTATTTTACAGCGCCAAGTTCCATCTGGCTCTGCTACTGATCTTGGTGGTGCCAATTACACCGTAAGCGACGGGATTTTACCTGCCATCTTTTCTCGCCGTAAGCTTGATCGCGGTATCGAGGCATTGGCATTAAGCCCAGATAACACGCATTTGTATTTTATTATGCAAAGTGCGCTCGCTAACCCTGATAGTGATGCCGCAGACAGTTCGCGCATAGTGCGTATTGGTAAAATTGAATTAAACAGCGATGGCACACCAAATGCGATGGTGGGTGAGTACTTATATAGGCTTGATCCTGCATCGAATTTTGGCATTAAGTCGACCAATAGTGGTGACCTAGATAGCAATGGGGATTTTCTGGCCCAGAGTGAAGTAACCATCAATGAAGCGATTGCCCTTGATGATGATTATTTGGTTATTGTTGAGCAAGCAAAAACGGTGAGTAAGTATTTCCGTATTAACTTAGCTAACGCCACTAATGTTTTGGGTACTGACGTTGATTTTATTAGCACCGTACCTAGCTTGGAAGAACAGGAAAGCCTCACCGGCATTGATTTTGTGGTTAAGCAGCTAGGCTATGATTCGTTAACAATGCCGCTACCCACCACAATTGATCCCTTGGCAGAAAATATAGAAGCGATGGCATTGCTAGATTCAAATTTTGCAGTGCTTATCAATGACAATCAATACGGTATTTATGGCGACAGCAGCATTGTTGCGGTGCTGCCTATTGGCTCATTTGTCGTACTTTCATCTGCACCCGTTAAGCCCTCCATCAGCTACGATGTAGATACTTCTGCATCATATAAGCGAGACGATGCAAGCTTTGGGGCTGGGGCGGCGACATCAGTTGCCATCGATGGTACTTATTTCCAGATGTTCGTGGTGAATAACGAAGCGGATACTGTTGATGTGTGGGATATCACTGACCCACTAACACCGCCAGACAGCAGTGTTGAATTGGATCTTGCCGAAGCGGCGACTAGCTCAGGGCTAAGCTTGGGTTCACCTAAGTGGGTGACTATTGGCGGGACATACGTTGCTGTGGCAATAGATAATAGCGATCCTCAGGCTAATGGCATTGTGGCGCTTTACTCCTTGGAAGATCTAAGTCTTGTTACTACCTATACCGTTGGTGCTGCACCTAAAATGGCGGTGTTTGACGCCTTTTCGAATTTTATTTCTGTTGCCAATGAAGGTATCCCTAGCGATGACTACAGCTCTGACCCAGTGGGTTCGGTCACCGTCATTGATATCTCCGATAGTGTTGATAGCCCAACGATAACCACAATAGGTTTTGAAGACTTTAATGTTGGTGGAAGTCGCGAGGCTGACTTGCCAGAAGCGGTTCGTATCTTTGGCGCCAATGCACCGTCTGTGGCACAGGATTTGGAGCCGGAGCACATTGTTGTGTCGCTGGATAACGCCAAGTTATTTGTCACTCTGCAAGAGAATAACGCCGTTGCGGTGATTGATGTCAGTGACCTGACTATTGATCATATCGTTGCCCTGGGGAGTAAGAATTTTGGTGTTGCCGGTAATGAGTTAGATGTCAATGACGATGATAATGTTGATATTCGAACTTGGGATGGTGTTTACGGCATGTATCAGCCCGACGGTATTGCGGCATATCGTTTCGGAAATGAAAATTACTTTGTGACAGTGAATGAAGGCGCAGCTAGAGAGAATGCGGCTTTTTCTGAGGCTGTTAGAGCGGAAGATTTGGGTAGTGCTGGTAATCCAGGTATTGACGCTGATAACCCAAGCTTTTTTGATGCCCAGGATAGTGATGAGTTGGGTCGATTAACGGTTAGCACAGAGGCAGGCGATGTCGATGACGACGGTGATATCGATCAAATTACGGCCTTTGGCGCGCGATCGTTTTCGATTTGGAATGAAGATGGCGATCTAATGTATGACTCAGGTTCTGATCTGGCCAAAATTACAAATGCCATTGTAGGTGCTGGCTTTAATGATAGTGACCAGGCTAGCGATGAGCGTGGTGTAGAGCCAAAAGGGATTGTATTGTTGTCCAGCTCCAGCCGTATATATGCTTTTATTAGCTTGGAGGGCACGGGCGGCGTTGCTGTCTACGATATTACGTCTCCATTGGGCGTGCAGTTTGTTCAGTACGTGAACAACCGGACGTTTACTGCTGATCAGTCGCTGGATAGTGGTGATGTTGGTGCCGGGGCTATCACAGCATTTTTTATTGATAGTAGTGCGTATATTGCTGTTGCCAATGCCAGCACTGGCAGTGTGCGAGTTATGCTAGTTGACTCAGGTATTGACGACGAATAA
- a CDS encoding response regulator transcription factor, producing the protein MSENNNKFLLVDDDVTFTTTLCRSLKRRGYVVTVAHSVDEALLCCQTYTPDKAVIDLKLETKSGLSLIPVLRNRFPNLRMIVLTGYSSIATTVDAIKMGAENYLQKPAGTREILAAFDNQTTTEDTQLDSLSPPSLDRIEWEHIQRVLTEHNGNISETARQLGMHRRTLQRKLQKRPVKT; encoded by the coding sequence ATGAGCGAAAACAACAACAAATTTTTGTTAGTAGATGATGATGTCACCTTCACCACAACACTCTGTCGATCATTAAAGCGTCGGGGATATGTTGTTACTGTCGCTCACAGCGTTGATGAAGCCTTATTGTGCTGCCAGACCTATACACCAGACAAGGCAGTTATCGACCTTAAACTAGAAACCAAATCCGGCCTCAGCCTTATTCCGGTGTTGCGCAATCGCTTTCCGAATTTAAGAATGATTGTCTTAACTGGGTATTCCAGCATTGCCACAACGGTAGATGCTATAAAAATGGGCGCAGAGAATTACTTACAAAAACCCGCCGGCACAAGAGAAATTCTTGCCGCATTTGACAATCAAACCACCACGGAAGACACCCAACTTGATTCACTCAGCCCACCTTCTCTAGACCGAATCGAATGGGAACACATTCAGCGAGTTCTGACTGAACACAACGGCAATATCTCAGAAACCGCCCGTCAACTTGGCATGCATAGACGCACCTTACAACGTAAACTCCAAAAACGGCCCGTCAAAACTTAG
- a CDS encoding ATP-binding protein: MPHLVTITTGKTRVYLEFNNTANNTTFKMALQKLGANPNTANLRGLCIIRSLVIAGQVGTVFYAEAQLGWLLPYVTLKLLLGAISVFALFSWWRSFRSWPVTDIELFVHLCVDILGFSAVLYFSGGANNPFISYLLVPLCISAATLPWAYAWTLSALACSAYSLLLFFFIPLEAISPLHHQHEALPNTHIIGMWGSFLVSALLISYFVFKMAHRLRQREAELARSREYRLQDDQLLAVATLAAGTAHELGTPLSTMKVILEDLADQQDPENAEDITLLQQQLDQCKDILSKLVSTARDLSESEFITITAKQYLSELIERWQVLRPACELTSKISNDTATISLHLDGTVSQAILNLLNNAADVSPNNISLEVRHTSSDLIFAIKDRGPGLSPQQANLLTKAFVSTKGKGRGLGLFLSHATANRYGGTLSWQQREGGGSHVELRLPLSKISEGA; encoded by the coding sequence GTGCCGCATCTCGTCACCATCACTACCGGCAAGACACGGGTATACTTAGAATTCAATAACACGGCGAACAACACTACATTCAAAATGGCATTACAAAAACTGGGAGCAAACCCCAACACCGCCAATTTACGCGGTCTTTGTATTATTAGAAGTCTGGTTATAGCTGGGCAAGTCGGCACTGTATTCTACGCCGAAGCCCAGCTCGGCTGGCTGCTTCCCTACGTTACGCTAAAACTTCTGCTTGGCGCTATTTCTGTGTTTGCGTTATTTAGCTGGTGGCGAAGTTTTCGTAGCTGGCCAGTAACAGATATCGAATTGTTTGTTCACTTGTGCGTAGATATTCTTGGCTTTAGCGCTGTACTTTATTTCTCAGGTGGCGCCAACAACCCCTTTATTTCCTATTTATTAGTGCCACTATGTATTTCGGCGGCCACCTTACCCTGGGCCTACGCATGGACATTAAGCGCGCTAGCATGCTCCGCGTACAGCCTACTTTTATTCTTTTTTATTCCTCTTGAAGCAATATCGCCGCTACACCACCAACATGAAGCCTTGCCTAACACCCATATTATAGGAATGTGGGGTAGCTTCCTTGTTAGCGCACTGCTGATTAGTTATTTTGTTTTTAAAATGGCGCACCGACTTCGCCAACGCGAAGCAGAGCTTGCTCGTAGCAGGGAGTACCGACTCCAAGACGATCAATTATTAGCAGTTGCTACCCTAGCCGCGGGAACAGCCCACGAACTCGGCACACCACTATCCACGATGAAGGTCATCTTGGAAGACCTAGCCGACCAGCAAGATCCTGAAAATGCAGAGGACATTACGCTACTTCAGCAACAGCTTGACCAGTGCAAAGATATTTTAAGTAAATTAGTCAGTACCGCTCGCGATCTTAGCGAGAGCGAATTTATCACGATCACGGCCAAACAATATTTATCAGAATTAATCGAACGCTGGCAAGTGTTGCGCCCCGCTTGTGAGCTGACATCAAAGATAAGTAATGACACTGCCACCATCTCTCTTCATTTAGATGGCACGGTCAGCCAAGCAATACTTAATTTACTGAATAATGCCGCCGACGTTAGCCCCAACAATATTTCATTAGAAGTACGGCATACAAGTAGCGATCTTATCTTTGCCATTAAAGATCGTGGCCCCGGCCTTAGCCCACAACAGGCGAACTTGTTGACCAAGGCGTTTGTTAGTACCAAGGGCAAAGGCAGAGGCTTGGGTTTATTCTTGAGTCATGCCACCGCAAACCGCTACGGTGGCACGCTAAGCTGGCAACAGCGTGAAGGCGGCGGAAGCCATGTCGAACTTCGACTACCGCTAAGCAAAATAAGCGAGGGAGCATGA
- a CDS encoding PepSY-associated TM helix domain-containing protein, which yields MSRKLFVSIHLYLAAFFAPVVIVMAVSGGLYLMDYKGEVTRTHIGHVAGEKLDANSKTLRVDVLNILATLNVDARVESVRVRGENFYTRPSSGRNYTLRQSDTGVNVEEVNPNLQAAMMELHKGHGPAIYKLYEKLFAIALVLIMLSGLYLGWMSPLYKRKMLLLSGAGIVVFVLTILV from the coding sequence ATGTCACGTAAATTATTTGTTTCGATCCATCTTTATCTAGCGGCTTTTTTTGCACCTGTCGTCATTGTTATGGCGGTCTCCGGTGGCTTGTATTTGATGGACTATAAAGGCGAGGTGACTCGTACGCATATAGGCCATGTTGCGGGTGAAAAATTGGATGCAAACAGTAAGACATTGAGGGTGGATGTTTTAAATATCTTGGCGACATTAAATGTGGATGCCCGTGTTGAGTCAGTAAGGGTGCGTGGTGAAAACTTTTATACGCGTCCATCCAGTGGCAGGAATTATACGTTGCGGCAAAGCGATACGGGTGTGAATGTAGAAGAAGTGAATCCCAATTTGCAGGCCGCAATGATGGAGTTACATAAAGGTCATGGTCCTGCTATTTATAAGTTATATGAAAAATTATTTGCCATAGCCTTGGTGTTGATTATGTTGAGCGGCTTGTATTTGGGCTGGATGTCGCCATTGTATAAGCGCAAGATGTTGCTGTTGAGTGGTGCTGGTATTGTCGTTTTTGTCCTGACTATTTTGGTTTAA
- a CDS encoding FAD-dependent oxidoreductase, with amino-acid sequence MQKLILIGGGHTNVQVLKSWGEKPIPGVAVTLISTQQQTPYSGMLPGLIAGHYTAKETHIDLISLCAFAKAEFIQGSVNHIDLVNKTVCISSGDPIEFDLLAINSGITPNIDIVGAKEFATTVKPISDFYPHWQHAVQELRDTHLSKSISVIGGGAAGIELILAMHHAITQDPSIQQEVELHLIYRSNEPIKHYPKRIKKHVYAALEKAKIQLHKNCDVTRLSEGHIHCADTSTLKSDYIFWCTNAKAPSWPVSSGLSTNQDGFIAVDDTLQSRSHDFVFAAGDVAQQYQNPRPHAGVFAVRQGPTLFKNLQGKLLGKRLEQHRPQHHFLSILALGNKKAVAHRHLWPALYGSWVWRWKNSIDQQFVSKFSDLN; translated from the coding sequence ATGCAGAAACTCATCCTCATTGGCGGTGGCCACACAAACGTCCAAGTTCTTAAATCATGGGGAGAGAAACCCATTCCAGGCGTTGCCGTAACACTGATTTCCACCCAACAGCAGACGCCATATTCGGGCATGCTTCCGGGGCTCATTGCGGGCCATTACACGGCGAAAGAAACCCATATTGATTTAATCAGCCTCTGCGCTTTCGCGAAGGCAGAGTTTATTCAAGGCAGTGTGAACCACATTGACCTTGTTAATAAAACCGTATGTATTAGCAGTGGAGACCCAATCGAATTCGACCTTCTTGCCATTAATAGCGGGATAACACCAAACATAGATATAGTGGGCGCAAAGGAATTCGCTACAACCGTTAAGCCAATCAGTGATTTTTACCCTCACTGGCAACACGCTGTACAAGAACTTCGTGATACACACTTATCCAAATCTATTTCTGTTATTGGCGGTGGCGCTGCAGGTATTGAGTTAATACTGGCTATGCACCACGCCATCACTCAAGATCCGAGCATCCAGCAAGAGGTTGAGCTTCATCTAATTTATCGTAGCAATGAGCCGATTAAACACTACCCCAAAAGGATCAAAAAGCATGTTTACGCCGCTCTGGAAAAGGCAAAAATCCAATTACATAAAAATTGTGATGTGACCCGTCTAAGCGAAGGACATATTCACTGTGCAGACACATCGACACTCAAAAGTGATTATATATTTTGGTGCACCAATGCCAAGGCACCTAGCTGGCCCGTCAGCTCAGGGCTGAGCACTAATCAAGATGGTTTCATTGCTGTGGATGACACTCTGCAATCACGTAGCCATGACTTTGTTTTTGCGGCTGGGGATGTCGCCCAGCAGTATCAAAACCCACGCCCCCATGCTGGTGTTTTTGCAGTGCGGCAAGGACCAACTTTATTCAAAAATCTACAGGGGAAATTGCTAGGCAAACGCCTAGAGCAACATCGCCCACAGCACCACTTTTTAAGCATACTCGCACTTGGAAATAAAAAAGCGGTTGCACATCGACACCTCTGGCCAGCACTCTATGGAAGCTGGGTGTGGCGCTGGAAAAATTCTATTGATCAACAGTTTGTCTCTAAGTTTTCCGATCTAAACTAA
- a CDS encoding 1-acyl-sn-glycerol-3-phosphate acyltransferase, producing the protein MAITRNTIWRRAVTIPLFFVLLLVMVASIFLWFPLSLLLACFLSGARAAPRCLCFILVYLFCECIGIVLSFALWLRYRVLGVGQADYLAANSRLQFWWADTLRRAAQKIFRLTFVIEGRDALSGSAAILLPRHCSIGDTIFPVSFYAIPQGFRVRYVLKKELLIDPCLDIVGGRLPNVFLDRVAEDMSAELAALQRLAAGASDQESLVIYVEGTRFSLNKRQRIIQALKIAGDSDTLRRAERWQYVLPPRPAGVLALMRDAPQKDLLFCAHTGFEGSASFVKLFNGSCLDATVRLRFWRVAAADIPQNESERLAMLFAQWDKMDLAIKEMRCIDS; encoded by the coding sequence ATGGCAATTACTCGCAACACTATTTGGCGCCGCGCAGTGACGATACCTTTGTTTTTCGTCTTATTATTGGTGATGGTGGCTAGTATTTTTTTATGGTTTCCCTTAAGTCTGCTCTTAGCTTGTTTTTTGAGTGGCGCAAGGGCGGCACCACGCTGTCTGTGTTTTATTTTGGTGTATCTGTTTTGTGAATGCATAGGTATTGTTCTTAGTTTTGCGCTTTGGCTAAGATACCGTGTTTTGGGTGTAGGGCAGGCTGATTATTTGGCGGCGAATAGTCGCTTGCAATTTTGGTGGGCGGATACACTTCGACGCGCAGCACAAAAAATATTCCGCTTAACATTTGTCATTGAAGGCCGTGATGCCTTATCTGGCTCGGCGGCCATTCTACTTCCTAGGCACTGCAGTATTGGCGACACTATTTTCCCCGTGTCCTTTTATGCTATCCCGCAGGGCTTTCGTGTTCGTTATGTATTAAAAAAAGAGCTGCTGATAGACCCATGTTTAGATATTGTTGGAGGCCGTTTACCTAATGTTTTTCTTGATCGCGTAGCAGAAGATATGAGTGCTGAGCTGGCTGCTTTGCAGCGATTGGCAGCGGGTGCTTCTGATCAGGAAAGCCTGGTAATTTATGTCGAAGGGACGCGCTTTTCATTAAATAAGCGTCAGCGCATTATTCAGGCTTTAAAGATTGCTGGTGATAGTGACACATTACGTCGTGCTGAGCGTTGGCAATATGTGTTGCCGCCGCGACCTGCAGGGGTTTTAGCGTTAATGCGTGATGCGCCACAAAAGGACTTATTGTTTTGTGCTCATACCGGGTTTGAAGGGTCGGCGAGTTTTGTGAAATTATTTAATGGAAGTTGCTTGGATGCAACGGTCCGATTGCGATTTTGGCGGGTTGCGGCGGCGGATATTCCGCAGAATGAGTCAGAGCGCCTTGCTATGTTGTTTGCTCAGTGGGATAAAATGGATCTTGCGATAAAAGAAATGCGTTGTATTGATAGTTAA